Proteins found in one Paenibacillus borealis genomic segment:
- a CDS encoding stalk domain-containing protein yields MGKKNSKLVRENKSLTSKKWVAASLAGVLWIMPVIGNTGPSLFSVSSASVAQAATASFSVTKLSEEVITSGAMMMKYKFTTVRSGKSVTGLADVVRVDLNNPYVSVDVMTGKGGNLTTRQSTGGMAAETGAVAAVNGDYFNTGGEGAPIGGQVSGGVVVSTPSQLDGMYAFAVTKDRKPVIDEYTFEGMLTAEDGSQFPLSGINKGAYNPEGGSSTYSHANAAYIYTDAWTALERPKNSSTTPTEVLVENDVITQISPDAALPITVPDGAYILRTHGLAAQFVKAHLVVGQKLSSVYTLRSKTTQQELDPSTLQMMIGGHTILVNNGKAATFSRSTTSIGGYRARTALGYSEDGRYVYVIAAEKNSNSAGLSLTELQSFMTNIGVWKGINLDGGGSTTMVDRPLAETSTTLTFNTEYGTEQRSIVNGLGVYTSAPQGEVKGIKISGSSVLLIGQKATYSLKGYDTYYNPIDVAAANPAWSSSGGSVTVNAGEATAVKAGTVNLKATSGSASAETKVTVLGGDDLTSLTSSTTTAPLIAGASVSVPVNAVSKSGATIAVPAASLKWEFIGFKGNVGDGKITVQSVDPGVTTGYAIARYDGFSTAVVFSAAASTAWEDFENVTYPFAFTTNAAGVTGTAAVVPGSAERAGSKVLSLSYDMTACTGKMYAYAQFNGTTGKSIPATATSMSVDVMGDMSLNWLRAEVTDASGATAYIDLAKVIDWNGWKNLNIDLSGSGIKFPASLKRIYVVNVEEGQDERAKTGTVAVDNISFVMPSLSSEAGLPKGTASMSIGAKSMVVNGTKQAIDVAPIVKDGSTYVPIKYVLDAFGGNAIWDQNTKKIMVLRGSKALDLTVNKKEFLLNGKRQSADVAPLILNGRTLVPLRLVTEQLGLTVKWEQKTKTVTIES; encoded by the coding sequence ATGGGGAAAAAGAATAGCAAGCTGGTACGGGAAAACAAAAGCTTAACTTCTAAAAAATGGGTTGCCGCCTCGTTAGCAGGCGTATTGTGGATCATGCCGGTTATCGGAAACACTGGACCCTCCTTATTCAGTGTAAGCTCTGCTTCAGTAGCTCAAGCTGCAACAGCCTCCTTCTCAGTGACAAAGCTGAGCGAAGAAGTCATTACTTCAGGCGCGATGATGATGAAATATAAATTTACGACTGTGCGGTCCGGCAAAAGTGTAACAGGTCTTGCTGACGTGGTTCGGGTCGATCTGAATAACCCTTATGTGTCTGTGGATGTAATGACAGGCAAAGGCGGTAATCTGACTACGCGGCAAAGTACCGGAGGAATGGCGGCAGAAACCGGAGCAGTGGCCGCAGTAAACGGGGATTACTTCAATACCGGCGGGGAAGGTGCACCGATTGGTGGTCAAGTATCAGGCGGGGTTGTAGTCTCTACACCTTCCCAGCTTGATGGAATGTATGCTTTTGCTGTGACCAAAGACCGTAAGCCGGTTATTGATGAGTATACATTCGAAGGCATGCTGACGGCAGAGGATGGTTCACAATTTCCATTATCCGGAATCAATAAAGGGGCATATAACCCTGAAGGCGGCAGTTCCACCTACAGTCATGCCAATGCTGCCTATATCTACACAGATGCCTGGACAGCGCTGGAGCGGCCTAAGAACAGCTCTACAACGCCTACAGAGGTGCTGGTAGAGAATGATGTCATTACCCAGATTTCCCCGGACGCAGCTTTGCCGATAACCGTGCCTGACGGGGCGTACATTCTGCGGACTCACGGGCTTGCAGCCCAATTTGTAAAAGCACATCTGGTTGTAGGGCAGAAGCTAAGCAGTGTCTACACCCTTCGTTCCAAAACCACTCAGCAGGAGCTTGATCCATCCACGCTGCAGATGATGATCGGGGGGCATACCATTCTGGTAAACAACGGGAAAGCAGCGACCTTCTCCCGCTCCACCACCAGCATCGGCGGGTATCGTGCCCGCACAGCTCTGGGTTATTCAGAGGATGGGCGGTACGTATATGTCATTGCAGCTGAGAAAAATAGCAACAGTGCTGGACTGTCACTGACAGAGCTGCAGTCCTTCATGACGAATATCGGTGTCTGGAAGGGGATCAACCTGGACGGAGGGGGCTCTACAACCATGGTAGACCGTCCGCTTGCGGAAACCTCTACGACCCTTACCTTCAATACAGAATACGGCACAGAGCAGCGCAGCATCGTTAACGGCCTTGGTGTATATACTTCTGCTCCGCAAGGTGAAGTGAAGGGAATTAAGATCAGCGGCAGTTCAGTGCTATTGATTGGACAAAAAGCTACGTATTCTCTAAAAGGCTATGATACGTACTACAATCCCATTGATGTGGCTGCAGCAAATCCTGCCTGGAGCTCCAGTGGCGGCAGTGTGACGGTAAATGCAGGTGAAGCAACCGCAGTCAAGGCGGGAACCGTTAACCTGAAAGCTACCAGCGGTTCGGCCAGTGCAGAGACCAAGGTAACCGTTCTGGGCGGAGATGACCTGACAAGTCTGACTTCAAGCACAACTACTGCACCGCTTATAGCGGGAGCATCGGTATCTGTTCCGGTTAATGCAGTGTCGAAGAGCGGGGCAACGATTGCCGTTCCGGCTGCATCGCTGAAATGGGAGTTTATCGGGTTTAAAGGGAATGTAGGTGACGGCAAGATCACGGTGCAATCCGTTGATCCGGGGGTAACTACCGGATATGCCATTGCACGTTATGACGGCTTCAGCACAGCTGTGGTGTTCTCGGCTGCGGCGTCAACAGCTTGGGAGGATTTCGAGAATGTAACGTATCCGTTTGCCTTCACAACCAACGCAGCTGGGGTAACGGGAACTGCAGCGGTTGTACCGGGCAGCGCGGAACGGGCTGGTTCGAAGGTATTGTCGCTTAGCTATGATATGACGGCCTGCACCGGCAAGATGTATGCCTATGCCCAGTTCAACGGCACAACGGGCAAGAGTATTCCGGCAACGGCAACGTCTATGTCCGTAGACGTGATGGGTGATATGAGTCTTAACTGGCTGCGAGCAGAGGTAACGGATGCCAGCGGGGCAACAGCGTATATTGATCTGGCCAAAGTGATCGACTGGAATGGCTGGAAGAACCTTAATATTGATCTTTCCGGTTCAGGGATTAAATTCCCAGCTTCCCTAAAGAGAATTTACGTGGTAAACGTAGAGGAAGGCCAGGATGAGCGCGCTAAGACAGGTACGGTAGCTGTTGATAATATTTCCTTCGTTATGCCTTCACTGTCCAGTGAAGCCGGATTGCCGAAGGGGACGGCATCCATGAGTATCGGAGCCAAGTCGATGGTTGTAAACGGCACAAAGCAGGCGATTGATGTAGCTCCGATTGTTAAGGACGGCAGTACCTATGTGCCGATTAAATATGTGCTTGATGCTTTTGGAGGCAATGCCATCTGGGATCAGAATACCAAGAAGATCATGGTGCTTCGCGGGTCCAAAGCGCTGGATCTGACGGTAAACAAGAAGGAATTCCTGCTTAACGGCAAACGCCAGAGTGCAGATGTGGCGCCTTTAATTCTAAATGGCAGGACTTTAGTACCGCTTAGACTCGTGACAGAACAGCTAGGACTCACTGTAAAATGGGAACAGAAAACGAAGACCGTAACTATCGAATCGTGA